The window CAAGCGATGCTTTATCCACGCATCAGCGGTGAAGATGCCGCAAGTCAATTCGTACTTGATAGCTATTTGTACAGCTTAGAATTTTTCAAAACACTTAAGCTAAACCCTGCAGATTTCAATGTTTGTGGCATGTTACAACTTGGCTTTAACCCAAGAGAGTTAGCTCGTATTCAAAAAGTCGCCACACAAAATCATGCTGACGATATTTTGAAATATGTGAGTGCAGATGAGGCAAGCAGCCTTGCAGGCATAGACCTTGCGCACGATGCGCTATATTTTCCAAAAGCTGCCTGGGTTAATCCGCAACAACTATGCCAGCACTTAACCGCGCATGAAAATATTTCAGTTAAAACATTAATAAACGTTGATAATTTATTGAAAAATAACGATTTATTTGAGATTTATTCAGATAATAAAATTATAGAAAAAGCTGATATTGCCATCATTGCCAATGCCAATGAAGCACAAAATTTAGGGTTTAACCTTTATTTAAAAACACAAGCGGTACGTGGTCAAGTCAGCATTCTTGAGGCTACCAACATCAGCCAGAAAATAAAATCGATTATATGCAGCGATGGCTACTTAAGCCCTGCAGATTACGGTCAGCATTGCTTGGGTGCGACTTTCTCCGAAGAGAATATGGACGATAAGTTAGATGAGGAAGATCACCTAGCTAATTTATTTAAATTAAAAAGCTTCTCATTGCCGCTGCATGAAAATCTAAAAGAAAATATTAAAGGTGGTCGCGTTTCATTCAGATGCACATCCTTTGACTACTTTCCATTAGTAGGTGAGTTGCTAGATAACAACTTACTCAAAGCCAAACCGCCCCGCCCCAACGCTCTACCCGATAGTTTGCCTTGGATTAAAGGCCTATACATCAACGTTGCGCATGGCAGCCGAGGCTTCACCAGCGCGCCATTTTGCGCAGAGTTACTGGCGCAAATGATATGTGGTGAACCATTCACCATGAATATTGAATTGGCTGCCTTAATGAACCCCAACCGTTTTGCATTACGTAAACTTGGGTTGAAACGATTGGCAAGAATGTTTCCAAGCTCAATACCCGCTAAAATCAGCTAAAATCACGCCATGCAATCCACTTCATCAGAACAAGCGTTAAAAGATTACCAACAGGCCTTATTGCGCAACCCCAAAGATACCGTTGCGCAAATCAATTGTGGGAATTTGTGTGTTGAACTGAAACGCTATGAAGAAGCGGCTGGCTACTTTAGGCGGTTGATGCGTATATTCAAAACCAACTTAGATATACGCAATGCCTTATGTTACGCCTTGCAAGAGTTCGGCAATGAATCTCATGCAGAGGGTCGCTATCTAACAGCAGAAGCCTGCTTCGAGGAGGCTTTAGAGAATCAGCCTGCAAATGCTGCATATTTGTATAACTTAGGCAATGCGCAGCGTGAGCTTGGTAAGCCTAAAGAAGCGGCGTTGCAATATGAAAAAGCTATTCGGCTTAATCCTAATGATGCCGATATTTATAACAATTTAGGTAATGTGCAACGTGAATTAGGGCTACTAGATTTTGCGATTGCAAGTTACCAAAAAGCGCTAGATTTAAATCCATATCTGTACCATGCAAAAGTACATTTGGTGCATCAAAAACAGCATATATGTGACTGGCAAGGTTTAGAAGTTGATATTTCAACCATACGCGATTGGGTGAAGAATGTACCGCAAGCGCAAATTTCGCCTTTTGCCTTTTTAGCTATGCCGACGACGACCGCTAATGAGCAGAAGCTTTGTGCGAACAATTGGGTGAGCAATCGTTACGCGGCACTGATTAAACAAGGCGAAACACTTAGTTTTAAAAACAAACTGCCTTCTAAAAATCAAAAAATTAAAATAGGCTATTTATCGGCTGATTTCAGGCTGCATCCACTGGCTTTTTTAGTAAGTGAATTGATTGAATTACACGACAGATCAAAATTTGAGACTTTCGCTTTTTCATATGGTGTAAATGATAAAACTAATGCCAGAGCCAGACTAGAAAAGGCTTTTGACGAGTTTTATGACATTCGAAATTTATCTGAAATTGATGCCGCAAAAAAAATAAATGAACACCAAATCGACATTTTGGTGGATTTAACTGGCTTTACCCAAACCAGCCGAAGCGGCATTGCGGCTTTACGCCCTGCGCCTATCAATGTGAACTGGCTTGGCTTCCCTGGCACGATGGGAATGATGAATAACAACAAGCCGTTATTCGATTATATTTTAAGTGATAGCTTCATCACGCCGCCTGATTCAGAAAGCCATTATGCTGAGAAACTTGCCCTTTTACCGCATTGCTACCAACCCAACGACCGTAAGCGCCCAATTGGCAAGCAGCCTAGTCGTGAAAGCTGCAATCTACCAGAAGGTGCTTTTGTATTTTGTTGTTTTAACCAATCTTTTAAAATCACACCTGAGTTTTTTAAGGTGTGGATGCGCTTATTAAATGCCGTGCCAAATAGCGTGCTTTGGCTGTTGGAAAGTAACACATGGGCTAAGCAAAACTTAATCAACCAAGCTGCAAAAAATAATATCACGGCTGAACGTTTAATATTTGCGCCACGCATGAGTATTGCAGACCATCTAGCACGCCACATTCATGCAGACTTGTTTTTAGATACCTCACCCTACAATGCCCACACTACTTGCAGCGATGGATTATGGATGGGTTTACCAGTATTAACCTGTGTTGGCGATACCTTTGCAGCGCGCGTGGCGGGTAGCTTGTTAACCGCAGCAGATATGCCTGAGTTAATCACCTATTCACTGCAAGATTATGAAAATAAAGCACTTTATCTGGCTAACAATTCAACAGAACTTGAAAAGATTAAACAGAAGCTGCACGCTACCAAGCTTACATCGGCTTTATTTGACACCAACCAATTTGCACATGCGTTAGAAAATTCTTATCTATCGATGTGGCAGCA is drawn from Methylotenera versatilis 301 and contains these coding sequences:
- the mnmC gene encoding FAD-dependent 5-carboxymethylaminomethyl-2-thiouridine(34) oxidoreductase MnmC, with the translated sequence MSAIPKTAIIIGGGIAGCSTAYALATRGIKVTLFERHAEVASEASGNPQAMLYPRISGEDAASQFVLDSYLYSLEFFKTLKLNPADFNVCGMLQLGFNPRELARIQKVATQNHADDILKYVSADEASSLAGIDLAHDALYFPKAAWVNPQQLCQHLTAHENISVKTLINVDNLLKNNDLFEIYSDNKIIEKADIAIIANANEAQNLGFNLYLKTQAVRGQVSILEATNISQKIKSIICSDGYLSPADYGQHCLGATFSEENMDDKLDEEDHLANLFKLKSFSLPLHENLKENIKGGRVSFRCTSFDYFPLVGELLDNNLLKAKPPRPNALPDSLPWIKGLYINVAHGSRGFTSAPFCAELLAQMICGEPFTMNIELAALMNPNRFALRKLGLKRLARMFPSSIPAKIS
- a CDS encoding tetratricopeptide repeat protein, encoding MQSTSSEQALKDYQQALLRNPKDTVAQINCGNLCVELKRYEEAAGYFRRLMRIFKTNLDIRNALCYALQEFGNESHAEGRYLTAEACFEEALENQPANAAYLYNLGNAQRELGKPKEAALQYEKAIRLNPNDADIYNNLGNVQRELGLLDFAIASYQKALDLNPYLYHAKVHLVHQKQHICDWQGLEVDISTIRDWVKNVPQAQISPFAFLAMPTTTANEQKLCANNWVSNRYAALIKQGETLSFKNKLPSKNQKIKIGYLSADFRLHPLAFLVSELIELHDRSKFETFAFSYGVNDKTNARARLEKAFDEFYDIRNLSEIDAAKKINEHQIDILVDLTGFTQTSRSGIAALRPAPINVNWLGFPGTMGMMNNNKPLFDYILSDSFITPPDSESHYAEKLALLPHCYQPNDRKRPIGKQPSRESCNLPEGAFVFCCFNQSFKITPEFFKVWMRLLNAVPNSVLWLLESNTWAKQNLINQAAKNNITAERLIFAPRMSIADHLARHIHADLFLDTSPYNAHTTCSDGLWMGLPVLTCVGDTFAARVAGSLLTAADMPELITYSLQDYENKALYLANNSTELEKIKQKLHATKLTSALFDTNQFAHALENSYLSMWQQHLNTSKSSDKATK